A genomic segment from Gammaproteobacteria bacterium encodes:
- a CDS encoding putative Chemotaxis protein CheY (Evidence 3 : Putative function from multiple computational evidences), giving the protein MKNLKVLVIDDAGAIRSFIRFGLVEIFPQIEIIEAGNGRQAQIILNNKPVDLILCDWEMPEINGHKLLLWIKEDGRLKNIPFIMITGNADKKHVVAALQAGIDGYVVKPFSIDALAKRIQEVMAKKNPTVLEN; this is encoded by the coding sequence ATGAAAAATCTTAAAGTATTGGTTATCGACGATGCTGGTGCTATTCGCAGTTTCATACGTTTTGGACTCGTTGAGATTTTTCCTCAAATCGAAATAATAGAAGCCGGCAACGGTCGCCAGGCCCAGATTATCCTAAATAACAAACCAGTGGATCTGATACTGTGTGATTGGGAAATGCCTGAAATCAATGGTCATAAACTTCTACTTTGGATCAAGGAAGACGGGCGATTGAAAAATATCCCATTCATCATGATTACCGGCAATGCGGACAAAAAGCATGTTGTTGCTGCTTTGCAGGCCGGTATTGATGGTTATGTGGTAAAACCATTCAGTATTGATGCCTTGGCAAAACGAATCCAAGAGGTTATGGCTAAAAAGAATCCAACAGTATTGGAAAACTAA